A genomic region of Jeotgalibacillus haloalkalitolerans contains the following coding sequences:
- a CDS encoding NETI motif-containing protein — protein sequence MSKKWFDVEEHESIGDCLDRMAKEGYMPVRRMEEPVFKEVKDGSSVKQEPIRQKIRFQGQKSEQ from the coding sequence ATGAGCAAAAAGTGGTTTGATGTTGAGGAGCACGAGTCAATCGGCGACTGCCTCGACCGGATGGCGAAAGAAGGATATATGCCGGTCAGAAGAATGGAAGAGCCGGTATTTAAAGAAGTAAAAGATGGATCTTCTGTAAAACAGGAACCAATCAGACAGAAAATCAGATTCCAGGGTCAAAAAAGCGAACAATGA